The DNA window ATAGTGTATCTTAAACAAGTGAATAATATTTTGATGTAGTTTGGTTTCTTGAGTTTCTTGAAAGTATATTCGTTTATTTACATTATATTAAGACATGGTAAACATATTGTCCTATAAGAGGTATTTGTACTACccttaattattttattttggttaCTTCAATATATAAGCTCTCAGATTGTTGTTTAACCTTTTGATTCAACTATTTCATTTTCCGAACTGGTTAAAATATAATAGCTATTGAATCCAGGCCTCTCCCTACAATTTCTTTCgaaatttccaaataaaatgtCAATTACGCTATCGATTGCATTCGACATGCTTTCGCCACACAGAAGGCTTTCCGTGAAAACTTTGTGGATAAGTGGGTGAATGGGCTTGTCTAGGCACACTTCATTGAGCCTGTCCAAAATTCCACTAACCAT is part of the Drosophila sechellia strain sech25 chromosome 3R, ASM438219v1, whole genome shotgun sequence genome and encodes:
- the LOC116801386 gene encoding uncharacterized protein LOC116801386, which codes for MRHFIVLVSCILVVILPCVLGAQRTAIRSRYRSLVKPKTNVIRPRTNQTTQLILGDYTENFYKHCTDIFKEKNLVAKVIHGMVSGILDRLNEVCLDKPIHPLIHKVFTESLLCGESMSNAIDSVIDILFGNFERNCRERPGFNSYYILTSSENEIVESKG